The proteins below are encoded in one region of Candidatus Bathyarchaeota archaeon:
- the deoC gene encoding deoxyribose-phosphate aldolase: MIDSTIVKATATKSDIEKLCKEAVQYGLGCICVNPVYVKMAATLLKGSNVKVCSTIAFPFGVTLPEMKALEAVKAIENGAEELDMVINLSALKSGDYEAVKRDIAAVVDVKRLSKKIVVKVIIETAHLTNEEKIVACKLAKEAGADFVKTSTGLFGKGATIEDVKLMRRTVGTRMGIKAAGGIRTYADAVAMIRAGANRIGTSTAVAIIKGAP, from the coding sequence ATGATAGATTCCACAATTGTCAAGGCAACGGCAACCAAAAGTGATATTGAAAAACTGTGCAAAGAAGCTGTACAATATGGTCTTGGATGCATTTGCGTTAATCCCGTTTATGTAAAAATGGCTGCGACACTCTTGAAGGGCTCAAATGTTAAGGTTTGCTCAACGATCGCGTTTCCCTTCGGGGTTACGCTGCCGGAAATGAAGGCTTTGGAGGCTGTTAAAGCGATAGAGAACGGAGCAGAGGAATTGGACATGGTTATCAATCTGAGTGCGCTGAAATCCGGAGATTATGAAGCTGTTAAGAGGGACATAGCGGCTGTTGTCGATGTTAAACGCTTATCAAAGAAGATAGTTGTCAAGGTCATTATTGAAACAGCCCATTTGACAAACGAAGAGAAAATAGTCGCGTGCAAGCTTGCTAAGGAGGCTGGAGCAGACTTTGTGAAGACTTCAACCGGCTTGTTCGGCAAGGGAGCAACAATTGAAGACGTTAAGTTAATGCGACGTACGGTAGGCACACGTATGGGTATCAAGGCGGCTGGCGGCATAAGGACGTACGCTGACGCGGTGGCCATGATTAGAGCTGGTGCAAACAGGATTGGAACGAGCACAGCAGTGGCGATAATTAAGGGAGCACCATAA